From a region of the Actinomadura luzonensis genome:
- a CDS encoding TetR/AcrR family transcriptional regulator — protein sequence MAVSARRGTPLSIDEICAAALRLVDEGGVEGLSMRKLAAELDVNPMSLYHHVASKDALLELICATAASRMSLPPDDGTPWQEQLRALALAYHRHARLHPALWIHVHNHPRIIADRRLSLWQVLERVLRLAGVPEEELRRTSDVLHAFVSGIILAELQGHLPDDPEETGRRLATAVELIVRGLEGGAAGARPAARG from the coding sequence ATGGCAGTGAGCGCGCGCCGGGGCACCCCGCTGAGCATCGACGAGATCTGCGCCGCGGCGCTGCGGCTGGTGGACGAGGGCGGCGTCGAGGGCCTGTCCATGCGCAAGCTGGCCGCCGAGCTCGACGTCAACCCGATGTCGCTCTACCACCACGTGGCGAGCAAGGACGCGCTGCTGGAGCTCATTTGCGCCACGGCGGCGTCCCGGATGAGCCTGCCGCCGGACGACGGCACGCCCTGGCAGGAGCAGCTCCGCGCCCTCGCGCTGGCCTACCACCGGCACGCGCGGCTGCACCCCGCGCTGTGGATCCACGTCCACAACCACCCGCGGATCATCGCCGACCGGCGGCTGTCGCTGTGGCAGGTGCTCGAACGCGTGCTGCGGCTGGCCGGGGTGCCGGAGGAGGAGCTGCGCCGCACCAGCGACGTGCTGCACGCGTTCGTCTCGGGGATCATCCTCGCCGAGCTGCAGGGTCACCTGCCCGACGACCCCGAGGAGACCGGGCGCAGGCTGGCGACCGCGGTCGAGCTCATCGTGCGCGGGCTGGAGGGCGGCGCGGCCGGCGCCCGCCCCGCGGCCCGGGGCTGA
- a CDS encoding acyltransferase family protein produces the protein MSAAAAPIVPSDPGRPGSGGRLAWLDALRGVGATAVVAEHLLPWFLPGLRPYWFSLGVYGILVFFLVSGYIIPTSLERHGDVRAFWISRIFRLYPLYLAVIGLVLALAWWVPVRGEVPRDGSAVAAHATMLLDVVSVGGVADTMWTLSYEMVFYLMVTALFLVGAHRRSGALAVGFAGASVVVGLVASGAALRGGWPAYVTGALFAAGLACVLWGRARTAAACVLGVMALAALVLSSRVPWLGVAVLAVMFAGTAIRRWEEGAGGLWPVAVTAALVVLAPLWAIEGGWWWVRADVWITTIALAAATFAGGMALRGRRLPRAVVWLGLVSYSLYLVHHPLLKYFTEVTGDLRRAEPAYQVAMSALALALVLGVSALAYRYVERPGQAWGRRLGRRPDRPDRPDRPDRPDRRAASGARAGLRQG, from the coding sequence GTGTCCGCCGCCGCCGCTCCCATCGTCCCCAGCGACCCCGGCCGTCCCGGCTCCGGCGGGCGGCTCGCCTGGCTCGACGCGTTGCGCGGCGTCGGGGCGACGGCCGTGGTGGCCGAGCACCTGCTGCCCTGGTTCCTGCCGGGGCTGCGACCGTACTGGTTCAGCCTCGGGGTGTACGGCATCCTGGTGTTCTTCCTGGTCAGCGGCTACATCATCCCCACGTCGCTGGAGCGCCACGGCGACGTGCGGGCCTTCTGGATCAGCCGGATCTTCCGCCTCTACCCGCTCTACCTCGCCGTGATCGGCCTCGTCCTGGCGCTGGCCTGGTGGGTGCCGGTACGCGGCGAGGTGCCGCGCGACGGCAGCGCGGTCGCGGCCCACGCCACCATGCTGCTCGACGTGGTCAGCGTGGGCGGCGTGGCCGACACCATGTGGACGCTGTCGTACGAGATGGTGTTCTACCTCATGGTCACGGCGTTGTTCCTGGTCGGGGCGCACCGGCGGAGCGGGGCGCTGGCGGTGGGGTTCGCGGGCGCGTCCGTCGTGGTGGGGCTGGTGGCCTCCGGTGCGGCGCTGCGGGGCGGGTGGCCGGCGTACGTGACCGGGGCCCTGTTCGCGGCGGGGCTGGCGTGCGTGTTGTGGGGGCGGGCCCGTACGGCGGCGGCCTGCGTGCTGGGCGTGATGGCGCTGGCGGCGCTCGTACTGAGCAGCCGGGTGCCGTGGCTCGGCGTGGCGGTGCTGGCGGTGATGTTCGCGGGCACCGCGATCCGCCGCTGGGAGGAGGGCGCGGGCGGGCTGTGGCCGGTGGCCGTGACGGCGGCGCTGGTGGTGCTCGCGCCGCTGTGGGCGATCGAGGGCGGCTGGTGGTGGGTGCGGGCCGACGTGTGGATCACCACGATCGCGCTGGCGGCGGCCACGTTCGCGGGCGGCATGGCGCTGCGGGGGCGGCGGCTGCCCCGGGCGGTGGTCTGGCTCGGGCTCGTCAGCTACTCGCTCTACCTGGTGCACCATCCGCTGCTGAAGTACTTCACCGAGGTCACCGGTGACCTGCGGCGGGCCGAGCCGGCGTACCAGGTGGCGATGTCGGCGCTGGCCCTGGCGCTGGTGCTGGGCGTGAGCGCGCTGGCCTACCGGTACGTCGAACGGCCCGGCCAGGCGTGGGGCCGCCGCCTCGGCCGCCGCCCCGACCGCCCCGACCGCCCCGACCGGCCCGATCGCCCCGACCGCCGCGCGGCTTCGGGCGCGCGCGCCGGCCTCCGGCAGGGCTGA
- a CDS encoding amino acid-binding protein — translation MLLRLRVSLPDRPGGLGQVAKALGTLGADILQVTVLEREAGRAVDDFTVSWPGPVTPAEARDRLSAVPGVKIEGVWTTKEVPGTALDYDLLSHVVAEPGRGLATLVDALPGLCGAEWSLAVADGAVRHASLAAPESFDLPEPPPRPAAVDASELRLMLLPVLDHGVHLVVARAADGPGFHRAELDRASRIVDVVAKLAARSA, via the coding sequence ATGCTGCTGCGACTGAGGGTGTCGCTGCCGGACCGGCCGGGCGGACTCGGCCAGGTCGCCAAGGCCCTGGGCACGCTCGGGGCCGACATCCTGCAGGTCACCGTGCTCGAACGCGAGGCCGGGCGGGCCGTGGACGACTTCACCGTCTCCTGGCCGGGGCCCGTGACCCCGGCCGAGGCCCGCGACCGGCTCTCGGCCGTGCCCGGCGTGAAGATCGAGGGCGTCTGGACCACCAAGGAGGTCCCCGGCACGGCCCTCGACTACGACCTGCTCTCGCACGTCGTGGCCGAGCCCGGCCGCGGCCTGGCCACCCTGGTGGACGCCCTGCCCGGCCTGTGCGGCGCCGAATGGTCGCTGGCGGTCGCCGACGGCGCGGTCCGGCACGCCTCGCTGGCCGCGCCGGAGTCGTTCGACCTGCCCGAGCCGCCGCCGCGGCCCGCCGCCGTGGACGCCAGCGAACTGCGCCTGATGCTGCTCCCCGTCCTGGACCACGGCGTGCACCTGGTCGTCGCCCGCGCCGCCGACGGGCCCGGCTTCCACCGCGCGGAGCTGGACCGCGCCTCCCGCATCGTGGACGTCGTCGCCAAGCTCGCCGCCCGATCCGCCTAG
- a CDS encoding acyl-CoA dehydrogenase family protein, giving the protein MDFELSDEQKAFRETLRAFVDKEILPVAVEWEHSGRYPAEIVDKMKQMGLFGLSVPEEYGGMGADMVSFALVFEEIARGWMGVAGTLGSHSIACWMIHRHGTDEQRRLHLRDLATGARRTGIALTEPAAGTDLQGIRTRAVRDGDHYVVTGTKTWITNARHADPLPVLVKTSIAEPAHKGMSVLLVDPSLPGFAVSRDLPKLGYKGTETCEVVLDEVRVPVSALLGGVEGRGMQQVLGGLEIGRINIAARAVGVAQAAYDAALAYAKERTAFGQPIADFQAVQLKLADLATEIQAARLLTYWAASQADGGKRVDMEAGMAKYFASEVALKASLESMRIHGGYGYSQEFAVERLYRDAPLMAIGEGTNDVQRLVIARSLVSGKGKIGW; this is encoded by the coding sequence ATGGATTTCGAGCTGAGCGACGAACAGAAGGCCTTCCGCGAGACCCTGCGAGCGTTCGTGGACAAGGAGATCCTGCCGGTGGCCGTGGAGTGGGAGCACTCCGGCAGGTACCCGGCCGAGATCGTCGACAAGATGAAGCAGATGGGCCTGTTCGGCCTGTCCGTGCCCGAGGAGTACGGCGGCATGGGCGCCGACATGGTCTCCTTCGCGCTGGTCTTCGAGGAGATCGCGCGCGGCTGGATGGGCGTGGCCGGCACCCTCGGCTCCCACTCGATCGCCTGCTGGATGATCCACCGGCACGGCACCGACGAGCAGCGCCGGCTCCACCTCAGGGACCTCGCCACCGGCGCCCGCCGCACCGGCATCGCGCTCACCGAGCCCGCCGCCGGCACCGACCTGCAGGGCATCCGGACCAGAGCGGTCCGCGACGGCGACCACTACGTGGTGACCGGCACCAAGACCTGGATCACCAACGCCCGCCACGCCGACCCGCTGCCGGTCCTCGTCAAGACCTCGATCGCCGAGCCCGCCCACAAGGGCATGTCCGTGCTGCTCGTGGACCCGTCCCTGCCGGGCTTCGCGGTCAGCCGCGACCTGCCCAAGCTCGGCTACAAGGGCACCGAGACCTGCGAGGTCGTGCTCGACGAGGTGCGGGTGCCGGTCTCCGCGCTGCTCGGCGGCGTCGAGGGGCGCGGCATGCAGCAGGTGCTCGGCGGCCTGGAGATCGGCCGCATCAACATCGCCGCCCGCGCCGTCGGCGTGGCCCAGGCCGCCTACGACGCCGCGCTCGCCTACGCCAAGGAGCGCACCGCGTTCGGGCAGCCCATCGCCGACTTCCAGGCCGTCCAGCTCAAGCTGGCCGACCTCGCCACCGAGATCCAGGCGGCCCGGCTGCTCACGTACTGGGCCGCGTCCCAGGCCGACGGCGGCAAGCGGGTGGACATGGAGGCCGGGATGGCCAAGTACTTCGCCTCCGAGGTGGCGCTGAAGGCGTCCCTGGAGTCGATGCGCATCCACGGCGGCTACGGCTACTCGCAGGAGTTCGCCGTCGAACGGCTCTACCGGGACGCGCCCCTGATGGCGATCGGCGAGGGCACCAACGACGTGCAGCGGCTGGTCATCGCCCGCTCGCTGGTGTCGGGGAAGGGCAAGATCGGCTGGTGA
- a CDS encoding right-handed parallel beta-helix repeat-containing protein: protein MRLLSVAVMASLLPTVPAAVPAAAASAHAGTTYYVDSRSGDDSATGTSARTPWKSLDAVNAADLKPGDTVAVKRGSSFTGSLTLAAKGTPARPITVTAYGKGPLAKITGTDEDCVVVSGDHWRIGGLRASGCRWAGFRVEGRGNQLSGVQADRNIAGVQVIGSRNIVRDSVLTGNDRMSVNDVGGDNDSGAFGVLLNGDDNVVAGNTITGSFARSADYGADGAAVEVFNGDRNLIVRNVSRDNETFTELGAEKGRTAAGNVFAFNVVTSSRSRGSFLITRGPRHVVGPVMGTVAVHNSVYLPARDTVGWSCHDGCSPAILKLRNNVIVVGGEAGWEDGQGADDDANVYRGRIRFKLGPKSVVADPKFVSRADLRLRPGSPALGRGVPLGGAWFGGGRARPKDVQGRELDGTPDAGAYQSGR from the coding sequence ATGAGGTTGCTGTCCGTAGCCGTCATGGCCTCGCTCCTGCCCACTGTCCCCGCCGCTGTCCCCGCCGCCGCGGCCTCGGCCCATGCGGGCACCACCTACTACGTCGACTCCAGATCCGGCGACGACTCGGCCACGGGCACCAGCGCCCGCACCCCGTGGAAGTCGCTCGACGCCGTCAACGCCGCCGACCTCAAGCCCGGCGACACCGTCGCCGTCAAGCGCGGCAGCTCCTTCACCGGCTCGCTCACCCTCGCCGCCAAGGGCACCCCGGCCCGGCCCATCACCGTCACCGCCTACGGCAAGGGCCCGCTGGCGAAGATCACCGGCACGGACGAGGACTGCGTGGTCGTCAGCGGCGACCACTGGCGGATCGGCGGCCTGCGCGCCTCCGGCTGCCGCTGGGCCGGCTTCCGGGTCGAGGGCCGCGGCAACCAGCTCTCCGGCGTGCAGGCCGACCGCAACATCGCCGGCGTGCAGGTCATCGGCTCCCGCAACATCGTCCGCGACAGCGTCCTGACCGGCAACGACCGCATGAGCGTCAACGACGTGGGCGGCGACAACGACTCCGGCGCCTTCGGCGTGCTGCTCAACGGCGACGACAACGTGGTCGCCGGCAACACCATCACCGGCAGCTTCGCGAGGAGCGCCGACTACGGCGCGGACGGCGCCGCCGTCGAGGTCTTCAACGGCGACCGCAACCTGATCGTCCGCAACGTCTCCAGGGACAACGAGACCTTCACCGAGCTAGGCGCCGAGAAGGGCAGGACCGCCGCCGGCAACGTCTTCGCCTTCAACGTCGTCACCTCCTCCCGCTCCCGCGGCTCCTTCCTCATCACCCGCGGCCCCCGCCACGTCGTCGGCCCCGTCATGGGCACCGTCGCCGTGCACAACTCGGTCTACCTGCCCGCCCGCGACACCGTCGGCTGGTCCTGCCACGACGGCTGCTCGCCCGCGATACTCAAGCTGCGCAACAACGTGATCGTGGTCGGCGGCGAGGCCGGCTGGGAGGACGGCCAGGGCGCCGACGACGACGCCAACGTCTACCGGGGGCGGATCAGGTTCAAGCTGGGGCCGAAGTCCGTGGTGGCCGACCCCAAATTCGTCTCCCGCGCCGACCTGCGGCTGCGGCCCGGCTCGCCGGCCCTCGGCCGGGGCGTGCCGCTGGGCGGCGCCTGGTTCGGCGGCGGCCGGGCCCGGCCCAAGGACGTGCAGGGCCGCGAGCTCGACGGCACGCCGGACGCGGGCGCCTACCAGAGCGGCCGCTAG
- a CDS encoding bifunctional cytochrome P450/NADPH--P450 reductase: MARMIPAPQGLPLLGNTLQIPSHAPMEHFVEVAGRYQEEGIFRLEVAGRTIVLVFDPDLVAEVCDESRFVKRIRPPLSIVRDFGGDGLFTAEQDEPVWGQAHRILMPAFSQRSMKGYYPQFLEVAEQLVASWAARQGQDLPVADDMTRLTLDTISLTGFGHRFDSFSSPELHPFLQAMGGALTEAMLRNQQLPFVTRLKRGHEESYRRDIATMQALVDDVIKARRAEGGGGAAKDLLGLMLEAADPRSGARLPDENIRNQVLTFLIAGHETTSGLLSFALYNLLREPHTLARAYEEVDRLLPGDEPPTYETVMKLDVVPRILEETLRIWSPIPAFSVSAIEDTEIGGYPIPRGQGVGVLLPMLHRHPKAWERPEEFDIDRWLPEQRKAHHPAAYKPFGNGERACIGRQFALTEARLALAMILRRFALSDPSAYRMKIKQTLTLKPDGFTLRARERRAHERAVPAAPQAAAAPEQPRQDVAVAGVPLTVAYGSNLGTSADLAERLAERAGRAGFATTLTTLDELDPPREGLLVVVASSYNGKAPDNAQRFDALDTLPDLSGVRLAVLGCGNTQWPTYQEFPRRAYEKLTAAGAVPLVERGEADTDGDFDGDVSAWTARLWAALAEEYGAGAGASGPRYSMEVLSEAEVRPSVVSGRAVPLTVVSNEELTGDPAGLWDFSAEAPRPGVRSIVARLPEGVTYEAGDHLAVFAKNDPELVEWALRCLRVPRDQVVRLRAEGATHLPVDTPVTAGLLLAEFAELQEVATRADLEALSAHTGCPWTRRQLAELSANYAEEILAKRVSPLALLDRFPAIELPLPVFLELAGPIRPRYYSVSSSPLADPSLVRLTVGLVEGPAWSGTAWSGTGTYHGMCSAYLAGLAEGEVFYGYVRVPAPPFRLPADPATPVILVGPGTGFAPLRGFLEERALAAAPGRAVVFAGCRHPEHDLLYRDELAAWAGRPEVSVHTAFSAVPGHPYRFVQDAVAAHGDEVWGLLEQGAHVYVCGDGLRMAPAVRQALLDLYRERAGGDGEAWLAGLEAAGRYQQDVFA; this comes from the coding sequence ATGGCTCGGATGATCCCCGCCCCGCAGGGCCTGCCCCTCCTGGGCAACACGCTGCAGATCCCCTCGCACGCCCCCATGGAGCACTTCGTCGAGGTGGCCGGCCGCTACCAGGAGGAGGGCATCTTCCGGCTGGAGGTCGCCGGCCGCACGATCGTGCTGGTCTTCGACCCCGACCTGGTGGCCGAGGTGTGCGACGAGAGCAGGTTCGTCAAGCGCATCAGGCCGCCGCTGTCGATCGTGCGCGACTTCGGCGGCGACGGGTTGTTCACCGCCGAGCAGGACGAGCCGGTCTGGGGCCAGGCCCACCGCATCCTCATGCCGGCCTTCAGCCAGCGCTCGATGAAGGGGTACTACCCGCAGTTCCTGGAGGTGGCCGAGCAGCTCGTCGCCTCGTGGGCGGCGCGCCAGGGCCAGGACCTGCCGGTCGCCGACGACATGACCCGGCTCACGCTCGACACGATCTCGCTGACCGGGTTCGGCCACCGGTTCGACTCCTTCTCCTCGCCCGAGCTGCACCCGTTCCTGCAGGCCATGGGCGGCGCGCTCACCGAGGCCATGCTGCGCAACCAGCAGCTCCCCTTCGTCACCCGGCTCAAGCGCGGCCACGAGGAGAGCTACCGGCGCGACATCGCCACCATGCAGGCCCTGGTCGACGACGTCATCAAGGCGCGCAGGGCCGAGGGCGGCGGCGGGGCCGCCAAGGACCTGCTCGGGCTCATGCTGGAGGCCGCCGACCCGCGGAGCGGCGCCCGGCTGCCGGACGAGAACATCCGCAACCAGGTGCTCACCTTCCTCATCGCCGGCCACGAGACCACCAGCGGCCTGCTCTCCTTCGCGCTGTACAACCTGCTGCGCGAGCCTCACACGCTGGCCCGCGCCTACGAGGAGGTGGACCGGCTGCTGCCCGGCGACGAGCCGCCCACCTACGAGACGGTCATGAAGCTGGACGTGGTGCCGCGCATCCTGGAGGAGACGCTGCGCATCTGGTCGCCGATCCCCGCCTTCAGCGTGAGCGCGATCGAGGACACCGAGATCGGCGGCTACCCGATCCCGCGCGGCCAGGGCGTCGGCGTGCTGCTGCCCATGCTGCACCGCCACCCCAAGGCGTGGGAGCGGCCGGAGGAGTTCGACATCGACCGCTGGCTGCCCGAGCAGCGCAAGGCCCACCACCCGGCCGCGTACAAGCCGTTCGGCAACGGCGAGCGGGCCTGCATCGGCCGCCAGTTCGCGCTCACCGAGGCGCGGCTGGCCCTGGCGATGATCCTGCGCCGCTTCGCGCTGTCCGACCCGTCGGCGTACCGGATGAAGATCAAGCAGACGCTCACCCTCAAGCCGGACGGGTTCACGCTGCGGGCGCGCGAGCGGCGCGCCCACGAGCGGGCCGTCCCGGCGGCCCCCCAGGCCGCCGCCGCCCCCGAGCAGCCGCGGCAGGACGTGGCCGTGGCCGGGGTGCCGCTCACCGTCGCCTACGGCTCCAACCTCGGCACCAGCGCCGACCTCGCCGAACGGCTGGCCGAGCGGGCCGGGCGGGCCGGGTTCGCCACCACGCTGACCACGCTGGACGAGCTGGACCCGCCGCGCGAGGGCCTGCTCGTCGTGGTCGCCTCCTCCTACAACGGCAAGGCCCCCGACAACGCCCAGCGCTTCGACGCCCTCGACACGCTGCCCGACCTGTCCGGGGTGCGGCTCGCGGTGCTCGGCTGCGGCAACACGCAGTGGCCGACCTACCAGGAGTTCCCGCGGCGCGCGTACGAGAAGCTGACCGCCGCGGGGGCGGTGCCACTCGTCGAGCGGGGCGAGGCCGACACCGACGGCGACTTCGACGGCGACGTCTCGGCGTGGACCGCCCGGCTGTGGGCGGCGCTGGCCGAGGAGTACGGCGCGGGCGCCGGCGCGAGCGGCCCCCGCTACAGCATGGAGGTGCTGAGCGAGGCCGAGGTGCGGCCGTCGGTCGTCTCCGGGCGCGCCGTCCCGCTGACCGTCGTCTCCAACGAGGAGCTGACCGGCGACCCCGCCGGGCTCTGGGACTTCTCCGCCGAGGCCCCGCGGCCCGGCGTGCGCTCCATCGTGGCCCGGCTGCCGGAAGGCGTCACCTACGAGGCCGGCGACCACCTCGCCGTCTTCGCCAAGAACGACCCCGAGCTGGTCGAATGGGCGCTGCGCTGCCTGCGCGTCCCGCGCGACCAGGTGGTCCGGCTGCGCGCCGAGGGGGCCACCCACCTGCCGGTGGACACGCCGGTGACGGCCGGGCTGCTGCTGGCCGAGTTCGCCGAGCTGCAGGAGGTCGCCACCCGGGCCGACCTGGAGGCGCTGAGCGCGCACACCGGCTGCCCGTGGACCCGCCGCCAGCTCGCCGAGCTGAGCGCGAACTACGCCGAGGAGATCCTCGCCAAGCGGGTCTCCCCGCTGGCGCTGCTCGACCGCTTCCCGGCGATCGAGCTGCCGCTGCCGGTGTTCCTGGAGCTGGCCGGGCCGATCCGGCCGCGCTACTACTCCGTCTCCTCCTCGCCGCTGGCCGACCCGTCGCTGGTGCGGCTGACGGTCGGGCTGGTCGAGGGCCCGGCCTGGTCGGGCACGGCCTGGTCGGGGACGGGCACCTACCACGGGATGTGCTCGGCGTACCTGGCCGGGCTGGCGGAGGGCGAGGTCTTCTACGGGTACGTGCGGGTGCCCGCGCCCCCGTTCCGGCTGCCCGCCGACCCGGCCACGCCGGTGATCCTGGTCGGGCCCGGCACCGGGTTCGCGCCGCTGCGCGGCTTCCTGGAGGAGCGGGCGCTGGCCGCGGCCCCCGGGCGGGCGGTGGTGTTCGCCGGGTGCCGGCACCCGGAGCACGACCTGCTCTACCGCGACGAGCTCGCGGCCTGGGCCGGGCGGCCCGAGGTGAGCGTGCACACGGCGTTCTCCGCCGTGCCGGGGCACCCGTACCGGTTCGTCCAGGACGCCGTGGCCGCGCACGGCGACGAGGTGTGGGGGCTGCTGGAGCAGGGCGCCCACGTCTACGTCTGCGGCGACGGCCTGCGGATGGCGCCCGCCGTCCGGCAGGCCCTGCTGGACCTGTACCGGGAGCGCGCCGGCGGGGACGGCGAGGCGTGGCTGGCGGGGCTGGAGGCCGCGGGCCGCTACCAGCAGGACGTGTTCGCCTGA
- a CDS encoding cation diffusion facilitator family transporter, whose product MADQENPDSDSRPDHEHGHGHGHGHGHGHGHGHGGAGGGVAGRLKGLVGRAAHAVTPHSHDSADKTDTALESSSRGMRVLAVSFAALMVTAALQAVIVVASGSVALLGDTLHNVADALTAVPLAIAFSLGRRAANRRFTYGYGRAEDLAGIVIVVIIAVSAALAGYEAVTRLLDPQDMRAVGWVAAAAVVGFLGNEWVARYRIKVGREIGSAALVADGLHARTDGFTSLAVLLGAGGAALGIPVADPVVGLLITIAICFVLRDAAREIYHRLMDAVDPELVDAAERILSGVRGVRQVGAVRLRWIGHALHAEVDILVDHDMSVVDAHAVAVEAEHRLIHDLPRLRAATVHTDPYGPDGADHHATLSTHRAT is encoded by the coding sequence ATGGCTGACCAGGAGAACCCCGATTCCGACTCCCGGCCCGACCACGAGCACGGGCACGGCCACGGACATGGGCACGGGCACGGCCACGGGCACGGGCACGGGGGTGCTGGAGGTGGGGTCGCGGGGCGGTTGAAAGGGCTGGTGGGGCGGGCCGCGCACGCGGTGACCCCGCACAGCCACGACAGCGCCGACAAGACCGACACCGCCCTGGAGTCCAGCAGCCGCGGCATGCGCGTCCTGGCCGTCTCCTTCGCCGCCCTCATGGTCACCGCCGCCCTCCAGGCGGTCATCGTCGTGGCCTCCGGCTCGGTGGCGCTGCTCGGCGACACCCTGCACAACGTCGCCGACGCGCTGACCGCCGTGCCGCTGGCGATCGCGTTCTCGCTGGGCCGCCGCGCCGCCAACCGCCGCTTCACCTACGGCTACGGCCGGGCCGAGGACCTGGCCGGGATCGTCATCGTGGTGATCATCGCGGTCTCCGCCGCGCTCGCCGGGTACGAGGCCGTCACCCGCCTGCTCGACCCCCAGGACATGCGCGCCGTGGGCTGGGTCGCCGCGGCCGCCGTGGTCGGCTTCCTCGGCAACGAGTGGGTGGCCCGCTACCGGATCAAGGTGGGCAGGGAGATCGGCTCGGCCGCCCTGGTCGCCGACGGCCTGCACGCCAGGACCGACGGCTTCACCTCGCTGGCCGTGCTGCTGGGCGCGGGCGGCGCCGCCCTCGGGATCCCGGTCGCCGACCCCGTCGTCGGGCTGCTGATCACGATCGCCATCTGCTTCGTGCTGCGCGACGCCGCCCGCGAGATCTACCACCGCCTCATGGACGCGGTGGACCCCGAGCTGGTGGACGCCGCCGAACGCATCCTGTCCGGGGTGCGGGGCGTGCGGCAGGTCGGCGCGGTGCGGCTGCGCTGGATCGGGCACGCCCTGCACGCCGAGGTCGACATCCTCGTCGATCACGACATGTCCGTCGTGGACGCTCACGCGGTGGCGGTCGAGGCCGAGCACCGCCTCATCCACGACCTGCCCCGCCTCCGCGCCGCCACCGTCCACACCGACCCCTACGGCCCCGACGGCGCCGACCACCACGCCACCCTCTCCACCCACCGCGCCACCTGA
- a CDS encoding LacI family DNA-binding transcriptional regulator, which produces MAHRTTVYDVAERAGVSIATVSHTFRQPERVRPETRELVLAAARALGYVPSGSARGLAKGRSQALGLYAFDMFLPSDVNAPALSLDDLVRRELDGRGDARRFPLYVDEIQHGFEIEARRLGRTVMLGAGASRDSLGSIDLAGSVDGLAIFPGSAGRDLLEHVGRGVPVVIFSSPPAHDPMHHITVANEPAVRELVDHLVGHHGHRSVAFLGELAAPDIGARFRGFQAALAAHGLPVSAEPFDATAMTQDSLRPLRAAIAAGDLPRALVCATDQLALAVLDLLARHGLRVPEDVAVTGFDGIVAGRLSEPSLTTIRQPFASMGRLAVRILTDTIAGREHPRSYVLPTRLVLGGSCGCG; this is translated from the coding sequence GTGGCGCACAGGACGACCGTCTATGACGTCGCCGAGCGGGCGGGCGTCTCCATCGCGACGGTGTCCCACACCTTCCGGCAGCCGGAGCGGGTCCGTCCCGAGACACGGGAGCTGGTCCTCGCGGCGGCGCGGGCCCTCGGCTATGTGCCGAGCGGCAGCGCGCGCGGGCTGGCCAAGGGCCGCTCGCAGGCGCTCGGCCTGTACGCCTTCGACATGTTCCTGCCGTCCGACGTCAACGCCCCGGCGCTGAGCCTGGACGACCTGGTGCGGAGAGAGCTCGACGGGCGCGGCGACGCGCGGCGCTTCCCGCTGTACGTCGATGAGATCCAGCACGGCTTCGAGATCGAGGCGCGGCGGCTGGGCCGCACGGTGATGCTGGGCGCCGGGGCCAGCCGCGACTCGCTGGGCAGCATCGACCTGGCCGGCAGCGTCGACGGGCTGGCGATCTTCCCGGGCAGCGCCGGGCGCGACCTGCTGGAGCACGTGGGCCGCGGCGTGCCCGTGGTGATCTTCAGCAGCCCGCCGGCGCACGACCCGATGCACCACATCACCGTGGCCAACGAGCCCGCCGTGCGGGAGCTGGTCGACCACCTGGTCGGTCACCACGGTCACCGGTCCGTCGCGTTCCTGGGTGAGCTGGCCGCCCCCGACATCGGCGCGCGGTTCCGGGGCTTCCAGGCGGCGCTGGCCGCGCACGGGCTGCCGGTCTCCGCCGAGCCCTTCGACGCCACGGCGATGACCCAGGACAGCCTGCGCCCGCTGCGCGCGGCCATCGCCGCCGGCGACCTGCCGCGGGCTCTGGTCTGCGCCACCGACCAGCTCGCGCTCGCCGTGCTCGACCTGCTGGCCCGGCACGGCCTGCGGGTGCCGGAGGACGTCGCGGTCACGGGCTTCGACGGGATCGTCGCCGGGCGGCTGTCGGAGCCGTCGCTGACCACGATCCGGCAGCCGTTCGCCTCGATGGGGCGGCTCGCGGTGCGCATCCTCACGGACACGATCGCGGGGCGGGAGCACCCCCGGTCGTACGTGCTGCCGACCCGCCTGGTGCTCGGCGGGAGCTGCGGCTGCGGCTGA